One genomic region from Deltaproteobacteria bacterium encodes:
- a CDS encoding phosphopyruvate hydratase, translating to MSAITHVTAREILDSRGNPTVEVELLTESGYFGRAAVPSGASTGELEACELRDNDTRRYGGKGVLQAVRNVKERIAPRVIGLDVTDQIALDELLIQLDGTDNKSNLGANAILGVSLAAAKAAAELASLPLYRYLGGTYARRLPVPLMNIINGGAHADNNVDFQEFMIVPVGAPSFREGLRWGTEVFHALKKVLKSRKLNTAVGDEGGFAPDLKSNTEALDVIMTAIREAGLTPGQDIALALDVAASSFCEKGKYNLSGEGKTLDSAGMVNFLVNITKNYPIVSIEDGLDEHDWAGFIELTKQVGNQVQIVGDDLFVTNPKILRDGITKKAANSILIKLNQIGTLTETLAAVSMAHTHGFTAIISHRSGETEDTTIADLAVATGCGQIKTGSASRTDRICKYNQLLRIEEELGDTATYFWRAK from the coding sequence ATGAGCGCCATTACCCATGTTACCGCCCGTGAGATTCTCGACTCCCGGGGCAACCCGACCGTTGAGGTCGAACTCCTAACCGAAAGCGGCTACTTCGGTCGTGCTGCGGTACCCTCGGGTGCATCCACAGGCGAACTAGAGGCCTGTGAGCTACGTGACAATGACACCCGCCGCTATGGCGGCAAAGGTGTGCTCCAGGCCGTCCGCAACGTCAAGGAGCGGATTGCCCCGCGAGTGATAGGCCTCGACGTGACTGACCAAATCGCGCTGGATGAGCTGCTAATTCAGCTCGATGGCACTGACAACAAGAGCAACCTCGGTGCCAATGCTATCCTAGGAGTCTCATTGGCCGCGGCCAAGGCGGCGGCAGAACTCGCGAGTTTGCCTCTTTACCGTTACTTGGGCGGGACGTACGCGCGGCGCTTGCCGGTACCTTTGATGAACATTATCAACGGTGGCGCCCACGCTGATAACAACGTGGACTTTCAGGAGTTCATGATCGTACCGGTGGGAGCGCCGAGCTTCCGCGAGGGACTCCGTTGGGGCACCGAGGTATTTCACGCACTCAAAAAAGTACTCAAAAGCCGCAAACTCAACACAGCCGTTGGCGACGAGGGCGGGTTTGCACCTGATTTGAAATCCAACACCGAGGCGCTTGACGTGATCATGACTGCCATTCGCGAGGCCGGACTGACCCCTGGTCAAGACATCGCTCTGGCACTTGATGTGGCAGCCTCGTCATTCTGCGAAAAGGGCAAATACAACCTGAGTGGCGAGGGCAAGACCCTGGACTCCGCAGGCATGGTCAATTTCCTCGTAAACATTACTAAAAACTACCCGATCGTCTCGATCGAGGACGGCCTGGACGAGCACGATTGGGCTGGTTTTATTGAGTTAACCAAGCAGGTTGGCAATCAGGTCCAGATCGTAGGCGATGACCTTTTCGTGACAAACCCTAAAATCCTACGCGACGGTATCACCAAAAAAGCCGCTAACTCCATTCTGATCAAGCTCAATCAAATCGGCACGCTGACCGAGACCCTGGCGGCCGTCTCCATGGCCCACACACATGGATTTACGGCTATTATCTCGCATCGCTCGGGCGAAACTGAAGACACGACGATCGCCGACTTGGCAGTGGCGACCGGCTGTGGTCAAATTAAAACTGGTTCGGCATCGCGGACGGACCGCATCTGCAAGTACAACCAGCTCCTGCGCATTGAGGAAGAGCTTGGCGATACGGCTACCTATTTCTGGCGAGCAAAATAA
- a CDS encoding M28 family peptidase, translating to MAIRLPISGEQNKLHSGRGRLWIRGRVLILGLITLTGAPPSNGAPDDAHEVQTALALAQGFKIDPARMARDLAEMTKEPHVFGSKRQRALALWLQKSLRSDGLKAELEEFSAAVPVADGSSAVGVARLTENYQGQNILATLQAQRQPPPSCVIALASHYDTKRTSLGSYVGANDSGSSTVLLLQLMAYVQRHKPKTRSSCSLVAWFFDGEEALLPNWTDGEYLHPAHIVDHTYGSRHAAGRLEFCGDKSGSKLCMPRSPLWPHGDGTRAKSPGPHLAALILLDMVGAPRLKLSRDLSSTPSLLQLAVTGGSQLGYPNLFDTLAGQIDDDHTAFLARGVPSLNIIDFAHLEHWHKPTDITSTLAPASLELAGQLALLTASQIGATK from the coding sequence TTGGCGATACGGCTACCTATTTCTGGCGAGCAAAATAAGCTGCATAGTGGCCGCGGACGACTTTGGATCCGCGGCCGTGTCCTCATTTTAGGGCTGATCACTCTGACAGGCGCACCACCAAGTAACGGAGCGCCTGACGATGCGCACGAAGTTCAAACAGCGCTGGCGCTAGCCCAAGGTTTTAAAATTGATCCCGCGCGCATGGCTCGCGACCTGGCTGAAATGACCAAGGAGCCGCATGTCTTTGGCTCAAAGCGGCAGCGCGCGCTGGCGTTATGGTTACAAAAATCGTTGCGCAGCGATGGTCTTAAGGCGGAGCTCGAGGAGTTTAGTGCCGCGGTACCTGTTGCTGACGGCTCCTCTGCCGTTGGGGTTGCCCGCCTCACAGAGAATTATCAGGGACAGAATATACTTGCCACGTTGCAGGCACAGCGACAGCCCCCGCCATCCTGTGTGATTGCCCTGGCCTCGCACTACGATACTAAAAGAACGAGCCTGGGTAGCTACGTCGGTGCCAATGACAGCGGATCTTCAACAGTGCTGCTCTTGCAGTTGATGGCTTATGTGCAACGCCACAAGCCCAAAACCAGATCATCCTGCAGCCTAGTCGCTTGGTTTTTTGATGGCGAAGAAGCCTTGCTGCCCAATTGGACTGATGGCGAATATTTACACCCGGCTCATATTGTGGACCACACTTACGGCAGTCGGCACGCGGCCGGTCGGTTAGAGTTTTGCGGCGATAAATCTGGGAGCAAACTGTGCATGCCACGCTCTCCATTGTGGCCTCACGGTGATGGAACCAGAGCTAAGTCACCTGGTCCTCACCTGGCAGCATTGATTCTGCTCGACATGGTAGGGGCGCCGCGGTTGAAGCTGAGTCGCGACCTATCTTCAACGCCCAGTCTGCTCCAACTCGCGGTGACTGGGGGGAGTCAGCTTGGTTATCCAAACCTGTTCGATACCCTAGCAGGACAGATTGATGACGATCACACGGCCTTTTTGGCGCGGGGCGTTCCATCCCTCAACATCATCGACTTCGCCCATCTCGAGCACTGGCATAAGCCAACTGATATCACCTCTACCCTAGCACCTGCCAGCCTGGAACTAGCCGGTCAACTGGCTCTACTCACGGCCTCGCAGATTGGCGCAACCAAATGA
- a CDS encoding chemotaxis protein CheA: MSMDALTATAFSALAKRDLPALHGKLVALAKLPPQKRAKDPDLASLIDTAMASLRALSAWAKDEPTSVPPPIEIPSQIPVVTTSSTSPELSLDDDIKRDFLANADDMMQQIATGLLDLERVELNRDSLDRIFRAAHNLKGAAGMLGLQVIGQLTHALESQFDRLRRGEVRPDSKLIDQLLHDLDQVRSEIQTMKNPPIHTLPSGDSRLPSSATETEENGTIRVDLQRLDKLVNLVGELVIDRTRFAAIEDDLRSSELKSRLGSKMSETLQLFGRHMSEIHDTVMKIRMVPISNALTNMPRVVRDLSRQLGKGLTLELAGEQTELDKTIVEAIADPLLHIVRNACDHGIESKSERLALGKREVGHISIKAKQEGNQIVITVRDDGRGLNADMIRRKAIERGMIAPDSNLSRKDLFNIIFESGFSTASQVTELSGRGVGMDVVRRQVARLKGVIDIDSEVGQGTAIEIRLPLTLSILQSLLVEAQGQVFAIPLSSVIESLRITPDDIQVIGDQEVIKWHDRVLPLLHLHKAMGLEYRDEISWYSQAPQIDASAKLKALRIARRKDRLYVVIIGTGERRIGIVCDQLLNQQEMVIKSLGPILQNVACVAGGAVLGHGEVVLVLDIPELASTFRSPLRRLSA, translated from the coding sequence ATGAGCATGGATGCTCTCACTGCGACGGCCTTCTCAGCACTAGCCAAACGCGATCTTCCGGCTCTTCACGGCAAGCTGGTGGCTCTCGCGAAACTACCACCGCAAAAAAGAGCTAAAGATCCGGACCTGGCCTCACTAATCGATACGGCGATGGCATCGCTCCGAGCGCTGAGTGCCTGGGCTAAAGATGAACCTACGTCCGTGCCGCCACCGATCGAGATACCATCTCAGATACCCGTCGTGACCACGTCCTCCACTTCTCCCGAGCTTTCACTCGACGACGATATCAAGCGGGATTTCCTAGCTAACGCGGATGACATGATGCAGCAAATAGCCACTGGGCTGCTGGACCTCGAACGAGTTGAGCTCAACCGAGACTCCTTGGACCGTATCTTTCGCGCCGCCCATAATCTCAAAGGCGCCGCAGGTATGCTCGGACTGCAAGTTATAGGTCAACTGACACACGCCTTGGAATCCCAATTTGATCGGCTCCGCCGTGGTGAGGTACGTCCAGATAGTAAGCTCATTGATCAGTTGCTGCACGACCTCGACCAAGTTAGGTCTGAAATTCAGACCATGAAAAATCCACCCATCCACACACTGCCCTCTGGTGACAGCCGCTTACCCTCCTCTGCTACCGAGACCGAGGAAAACGGCACGATCCGTGTCGATCTCCAAAGGTTAGACAAGCTAGTCAATCTAGTTGGCGAACTGGTCATCGACCGCACTAGATTCGCCGCGATCGAGGATGATCTTCGCTCTTCGGAACTGAAATCGCGCCTCGGAAGTAAGATGAGCGAGACCCTTCAGCTCTTTGGGCGTCATATGTCTGAGATTCATGACACCGTCATGAAAATCAGAATGGTACCTATCAGCAACGCCCTCACAAACATGCCCCGAGTTGTTCGCGATCTGAGTCGACAACTTGGGAAAGGTCTGACCCTGGAACTTGCTGGTGAGCAAACCGAACTGGATAAAACCATAGTGGAGGCAATTGCTGATCCCCTACTGCACATAGTTCGGAACGCCTGTGATCATGGGATTGAATCTAAATCGGAGAGGCTTGCCCTAGGCAAAAGAGAAGTTGGTCACATAAGTATCAAGGCCAAACAAGAGGGCAACCAAATTGTAATTACCGTCCGCGATGATGGCCGAGGCCTCAATGCCGATATGATCCGACGCAAAGCGATTGAACGAGGTATGATCGCACCTGACAGCAATCTTTCGCGCAAAGATCTCTTCAATATTATTTTTGAAAGTGGCTTCTCAACAGCCTCTCAAGTTACCGAACTCTCCGGCCGGGGCGTGGGTATGGATGTCGTTCGTCGCCAAGTCGCCAGGCTTAAAGGGGTGATCGACATTGACTCCGAAGTCGGACAAGGCACCGCGATCGAAATCCGCCTACCGCTTACTTTATCGATCCTGCAAAGTTTACTTGTTGAGGCACAAGGTCAAGTTTTCGCTATACCTTTGAGCTCAGTCATCGAGTCATTGCGCATTACTCCTGATGATATTCAGGTCATTGGTGATCAAGAGGTCATTAAGTGGCACGATCGCGTTCTACCACTGCTACACCTCCATAAGGCTATGGGTCTTGAGTATCGTGATGAAATTTCTTGGTACTCTCAGGCTCCACAGATCGACGCATCAGCCAAGCTCAAGGCACTTCGCATAGCAAGGCGTAAGGATCGCCTCTACGTAGTGATCATCGGCACTGGCGAGAGAAGGATCGGTATCGTCTGCGATCAGTTACTAAATCAGCAAGAGATGGTCATAAAGTCCCTTGGGCCTATTTTACAAAACGTCGCGTGTGTCGCCGGAGGGGCGGTACTGGGGCACGGTGAAGTGGTCCTGGTGCTGGACATTCCAGAGTTAGCTTCAACATTTCGCAGCCCACTCAGGAGACTGTCGGCATGA
- a CDS encoding purine-binding chemotaxis protein CheW, giving the protein MKASTLPTSLASSGLSDTSIFQIHGDLDGGQIGDFEAREQVIGVCIGDDHFFLPLKAIQEITMVPAITFIPNADPYIDGITNLRGNLIPVINVRKLMGFNRGARSAGERLVVLKECHVTFALIVDGISEVIGLRPHEIDTPPSSLGASFDFMPRVSKQGDNIRGIIDAARILKYVVGDDASVT; this is encoded by the coding sequence ATGAAGGCAAGTACGTTACCAACCTCACTCGCATCAAGTGGTTTAAGTGACACCAGTATCTTCCAAATTCATGGGGACTTAGACGGTGGACAGATTGGCGACTTTGAGGCACGCGAACAGGTGATAGGCGTATGCATTGGGGATGATCATTTCTTTCTCCCCTTAAAGGCAATTCAAGAAATTACCATGGTACCTGCTATCACCTTTATTCCCAATGCAGATCCTTACATTGACGGCATCACCAATTTGCGCGGCAATTTAATTCCAGTGATCAATGTACGGAAATTGATGGGCTTCAATCGGGGGGCTCGCAGTGCGGGCGAGCGTCTTGTAGTGCTGAAAGAGTGCCACGTGACCTTTGCTTTGATAGTTGATGGTATCTCCGAGGTGATTGGCCTCAGGCCTCATGAGATTGACACCCCACCCTCCTCTCTCGGCGCATCTTTTGATTTCATGCCACGCGTTAGTAAACAGGGTGACAACATTCGTGGCATTATCGATGCCGCCAGAATCCTAAAGTATGTTGTCGGGGACGACGCGTCTGTGACATAA
- a CDS encoding ParA family protein, translating into MKRAIFNQKGGVGKTSITCNLAAAFAKAGRKVLVVDLDSQCNSTQYLLGDAAADVSHTVGDFFESTLSFKLFGDSLKKALYKTEFDNLWLIPAERELAELQPKLEARYKIFKLRDAVDALVQDLGFDDVFFDTPPAHNFYSMSALMASDRVLIPFDCDSFSAHALIQVLELIDEVASDHQPNLVAEGIVINHFQAQAKLPTEAIENLRGQGLNVLEPFLSTSIVMRESHAAHVPLVHFRPKHKLAEEFKNLATNLMQR; encoded by the coding sequence ATGAAACGTGCCATCTTTAACCAAAAAGGCGGGGTGGGAAAAACCTCAATCACCTGTAATCTAGCGGCAGCGTTCGCTAAAGCGGGCCGCAAGGTGCTGGTCGTTGATTTAGATTCCCAGTGCAATAGCACCCAATATTTGCTCGGTGATGCGGCAGCTGACGTGAGCCACACGGTTGGGGACTTCTTCGAGTCAACTCTGAGTTTCAAGTTGTTCGGTGACAGTTTAAAAAAGGCCCTCTACAAAACCGAATTCGATAATCTGTGGCTGATACCGGCCGAACGCGAGCTAGCTGAATTGCAGCCGAAACTAGAGGCCCGGTACAAGATCTTCAAATTGCGGGACGCCGTCGACGCCTTAGTGCAAGATCTCGGCTTTGATGACGTGTTCTTCGATACACCGCCAGCCCATAACTTCTACAGCATGAGCGCACTCATGGCCTCTGATCGCGTCCTGATCCCCTTTGACTGTGATAGTTTCAGCGCCCACGCGCTCATACAAGTACTTGAGTTAATTGATGAAGTCGCATCAGACCACCAACCTAATCTAGTGGCCGAGGGAATCGTCATCAATCATTTCCAGGCCCAAGCCAAACTTCCTACGGAAGCCATCGAAAATCTACGCGGTCAAGGCCTGAACGTGCTCGAGCCCTTTCTTTCGACCTCGATAGTGATGCGCGAGAGTCACGCAGCTCACGTACCATTGGTCCATTTCCGTCCCAAGCACAAGCTCGCGGAGGAGTTCAAAAATCTCGCCACAAATCTGATGCAGCGCTGA